One genomic window of Bactrocera dorsalis isolate Fly_Bdor chromosome 4, ASM2337382v1, whole genome shotgun sequence includes the following:
- the LOC105222795 gene encoding serine protease inhibitor Kazal-type 2-like, which yields MQFLRFITSLLLAVLLLATVTAAAPAGENDGPFCPCPRNYDPVCGSNMVTYSNRCNYDCVRRDAERRGRSLNMLRSGPC from the coding sequence atgcAATTCCTACGATTCATCACATCTTTGCTGCTGGCCGTATTGCTACTTGCCACGGTGACCGCCGCTGCACCAGCCGGAGAGAACGATGGGCCATTCTGCCCCTGCCCACGCAACTACGATCCAGtgtgcggctccaatatggtgACCTATTCGAACCGCTGCAATTACGATTGCGTGCGCCGTGATGCGGAACGCCGCGGACGCAGTCTGAATATGCTGCGCTCCGGACCATGCTAA